One window of Equus caballus isolate H_3958 breed thoroughbred chromosome 3, TB-T2T, whole genome shotgun sequence genomic DNA carries:
- the TBC1D14 gene encoding TBC1 domain family member 14 isoform X4 codes for MEYEDKAGRPSKPPSPKQNVRKNLDFEPLSTTALILEDRPANLPAKPAEEAQKHRQQYEEMVVQAKKRELKEAQRRKKQLEERCRLEESIGNAVLTWNNEILPNWETMWCSRKVRDLWWQGIPPSVRGKVWSLAIGNELNITHELFDICLARAKERWRSFSTGGSEVENEDAGFSAADREASLELIKLDISRTFPNLCIFQQGGPYHDMLHSILGAYTCYRPDVGYVQGMSFIAAVLILNLDTADAFIAFSNLLNKPCQMAFFRVDHGLMLTYFAAFEVFFEENLPKLFAHFKKNNLTPDIYLIDWIFTLYSKSLPLDLACRIWDVFCRDGEEFLFRTALGILKLFEDILTKMDFIHIAQFLTRLPEDLAAEGFFASIATIQMQSRNKKWAQVLTALQKDSREMEKGSPSLRH; via the exons AAATCTCCCGGCTAAGCCAGCCGAAGAAGCTCAGAAACACAGACAGCAGTATGAAGAAATGGTGGTTCAGGCCAAAAAACGAG AGCTGAAAGAAGCCCAGCGGAGGAAAAagcagctggaagaaagatgcagaTTAGAAGAAAGCATTGGAAATGCTGTCCTCACTTGGAATAACGAGATTTTGCCTAACTGGGAAACAAT GTGGTGCTCTAGAAAAGTTCGAGATCTGTGGTGGCAGGGAATCCCTCCCAGCGTGAGAGGCAAAGTCTGGAGCTTAGCCATTGGCAACGAGCTAAACATCACCCATG agctctttgacatctgtcttgcCCGAGCCAAGGAGAGGTGGCGGTCCTTCAGCACGGGAGGCTCTGAAGTGGAGAATGAAG ATGCCGGTTTTTCAGCAGCAGACAGAGAAGCCAGTCTGGAGCTTATTAAATTGGACATTTCTAGAACCTTTCCTAATCTCTGCATTTTCCAGCAG GGTGGTCCATATCATGACATGTTGCACAGTATTTTGGGCGCTTATACTTGTTACCGACCGGATGTGGGTTAT GTTCAGGGCATGTCTTTCATTGCGGCAGTGTTGATCCTGAACTTAGACACTGCAGATGCCTTCATTGCTTTTTCTAATCTTTTGAATAAACCCTGTCAAATGGCGTTTTTCCGAGTGGACCATGGCCTT ATGTTGACTTATTTTGCTGCATTTGAGgtattctttgaagaaaatttgCCGAAATTATTTGCTCatttcaagaaaaacaacttaacTCCAGACATCTACCTAATTGATTG GATCTTTACTTTATATAGTAAGTCTTTGCCCCTTGATCTGGCCTGTCGTATATGGGATGTGTTCTGTCGTGATGGGGAAGAGTTCCTGTTCCGCACGGCCCTGGGCATCCTGAAGCTGTTTGAAGACATCCTGACCAAGATGGACTTCATTCACATAGCACAGTTCCTAACGAGGCTGCCTGAAGACTTGGCTGCAGAAGGATTTTTTGCTTCCATTGCTACAATTCAGATGCAGAGTCGGAACAAGAAGTGGGCTCAG GTACTGACTGCACTGCAGAAGGACAGCCgggaaatggagaaaggaagcccATCTCTCAGACACTGA
- the TBC1D14 gene encoding TBC1 domain family member 14 isoform X5 — protein MVVQAKKRELKEAQRRKKQLEERCRLEESIGNAVLTWNNEILPNWETMWCSRKVRDLWWQGIPPSVRGKVWSLAIGNELNITHELFDICLARAKERWRSFSTGGSEVENEDAGFSAADREASLELIKLDISRTFPNLCIFQQGGPYHDMLHSILGAYTCYRPDVGYVQGMSFIAAVLILNLDTADAFIAFSNLLNKPCQMAFFRVDHGLMLTYFAAFEVFFEENLPKLFAHFKKNNLTPDIYLIDWIFTLYSKSLPLDLACRIWDVFCRDGEEFLFRTALGILKLFEDILTKMDFIHIAQFLTRLPEDLAAEGFFASIATIQMQSRNKKWAQVLTALQKDSREMEKGSPSLRH, from the exons ATGGTGGTTCAGGCCAAAAAACGAG AGCTGAAAGAAGCCCAGCGGAGGAAAAagcagctggaagaaagatgcagaTTAGAAGAAAGCATTGGAAATGCTGTCCTCACTTGGAATAACGAGATTTTGCCTAACTGGGAAACAAT GTGGTGCTCTAGAAAAGTTCGAGATCTGTGGTGGCAGGGAATCCCTCCCAGCGTGAGAGGCAAAGTCTGGAGCTTAGCCATTGGCAACGAGCTAAACATCACCCATG agctctttgacatctgtcttgcCCGAGCCAAGGAGAGGTGGCGGTCCTTCAGCACGGGAGGCTCTGAAGTGGAGAATGAAG ATGCCGGTTTTTCAGCAGCAGACAGAGAAGCCAGTCTGGAGCTTATTAAATTGGACATTTCTAGAACCTTTCCTAATCTCTGCATTTTCCAGCAG GGTGGTCCATATCATGACATGTTGCACAGTATTTTGGGCGCTTATACTTGTTACCGACCGGATGTGGGTTAT GTTCAGGGCATGTCTTTCATTGCGGCAGTGTTGATCCTGAACTTAGACACTGCAGATGCCTTCATTGCTTTTTCTAATCTTTTGAATAAACCCTGTCAAATGGCGTTTTTCCGAGTGGACCATGGCCTT ATGTTGACTTATTTTGCTGCATTTGAGgtattctttgaagaaaatttgCCGAAATTATTTGCTCatttcaagaaaaacaacttaacTCCAGACATCTACCTAATTGATTG GATCTTTACTTTATATAGTAAGTCTTTGCCCCTTGATCTGGCCTGTCGTATATGGGATGTGTTCTGTCGTGATGGGGAAGAGTTCCTGTTCCGCACGGCCCTGGGCATCCTGAAGCTGTTTGAAGACATCCTGACCAAGATGGACTTCATTCACATAGCACAGTTCCTAACGAGGCTGCCTGAAGACTTGGCTGCAGAAGGATTTTTTGCTTCCATTGCTACAATTCAGATGCAGAGTCGGAACAAGAAGTGGGCTCAG GTACTGACTGCACTGCAGAAGGACAGCCgggaaatggagaaaggaagcccATCTCTCAGACACTGA